From Pseudosulfitobacter sp. DSM 107133, a single genomic window includes:
- a CDS encoding FAD-dependent oxidoreductase, producing MPVELSFSNGAAILTIDNSPLNLINAEVRAGIQQCIFQVLETGATRLIITGAGTTFVAGADAKEFGQLPVDPQLNDVLLQLAHLPIPTIAAINGAALGGGLEIALACCYRIASTSTKLGLPEVNLGIVPGAGGTQRLPRLIGIEAALDMIVTGKAVSAEQALKIGLIQLLADDPLGAAIALDDAVLEAAQAPDNLPSPMPNHFAAEVARAQVARRMPGQNAPHVAVDLVAASAMTPLHDALASERAAFLDLRASDQARALRHVFFTERTATNKGRTYPRPSRDAETAIVVGGGNMGAAIAYTLATAGISVTVVERSASSAEWARENLQKLIDQGISRGILSPDAGKAVEDRLVTVSGYDALPPTDLAIEAAFEDFAVKSAILTELEGALPPETIIATNTSYLDVNRLSDGLKHPARFVGIHFFSPAHIMKLLEVVRSDRTSDDTLGAAFVLARRLGKIPVLSGVCDGFIGNRILSSYRHAANRLLVKGAIVDEIDAAMRGFGMAMGPYAAQDMSGLDIAYANIRRKAAAEGNCCGHMPLVERLVEKHKRLGRKSGAGWYDYGPDGKPSPSELVASEILRVSEEMNFTRREFSADEIVERLLLAMVAEACDILDEGVAEKPQDIDLVMIHGYGFPRWRGGLMHHAKNIGKDRLAALFSALVKEDPCDWRVPRYLERVFAT from the coding sequence ATGCCTGTTGAATTAAGCTTCTCAAATGGCGCAGCAATTCTGACCATAGACAATTCGCCGCTTAACCTAATCAACGCGGAGGTTCGGGCTGGAATACAACAATGTATCTTCCAAGTCCTCGAAACTGGCGCTACCAGGCTGATTATCACCGGCGCAGGAACGACGTTCGTCGCGGGCGCGGATGCGAAGGAATTCGGACAGTTGCCTGTTGATCCACAACTAAATGACGTGCTGTTGCAACTTGCGCACCTTCCGATTCCGACTATCGCAGCCATCAACGGGGCTGCGCTTGGTGGGGGACTAGAGATTGCTCTGGCTTGCTGCTATCGCATCGCCTCAACTTCTACCAAACTGGGCCTGCCAGAGGTAAACTTGGGGATCGTGCCTGGCGCAGGGGGAACCCAAAGACTGCCGCGACTTATCGGTATTGAAGCTGCGCTTGACATGATCGTCACCGGGAAGGCTGTTTCCGCCGAGCAGGCACTGAAAATAGGACTGATCCAGCTGCTAGCCGATGACCCGCTTGGCGCGGCCATAGCTCTCGATGACGCTGTTCTAGAGGCGGCACAGGCACCCGACAATCTTCCTTCACCAATGCCAAACCACTTCGCAGCGGAAGTCGCCCGCGCGCAGGTAGCGCGGCGTATGCCTGGCCAGAATGCCCCGCATGTTGCGGTGGACCTGGTCGCGGCCAGCGCGATGACGCCGCTGCACGACGCACTGGCCAGCGAGCGCGCTGCGTTTTTGGACCTTCGTGCCTCGGATCAGGCGCGGGCCCTTAGGCACGTTTTCTTCACCGAGCGTACCGCAACCAACAAGGGGCGCACCTACCCCCGACCTTCCCGAGATGCTGAAACCGCCATCGTGGTCGGTGGTGGTAATATGGGAGCAGCTATTGCGTACACGCTAGCGACCGCAGGGATCTCGGTGACTGTCGTCGAACGCAGTGCCTCGTCCGCAGAGTGGGCCAGAGAAAACCTGCAAAAGCTGATTGATCAGGGTATCAGTCGCGGCATTCTGTCCCCCGATGCGGGAAAGGCGGTTGAGGACCGGCTGGTTACGGTCTCAGGCTATGACGCTCTGCCACCAACCGATCTAGCAATCGAGGCGGCCTTCGAGGATTTTGCGGTCAAGAGCGCGATCTTGACCGAACTCGAAGGTGCTCTGCCGCCCGAGACGATTATTGCCACAAACACATCCTATCTCGATGTAAATCGGCTTTCTGATGGGTTGAAGCACCCAGCACGCTTTGTAGGGATTCATTTCTTCAGTCCTGCGCATATTATGAAGCTTCTGGAAGTCGTCAGGAGCGACCGAACGTCAGACGATACATTAGGTGCAGCATTTGTGCTGGCGCGCAGGCTTGGTAAAATCCCGGTACTGTCTGGTGTTTGCGATGGCTTCATCGGAAACCGAATTTTGTCTAGCTACCGTCACGCCGCTAATCGCCTTCTGGTGAAGGGGGCTATTGTCGACGAGATCGACGCGGCTATGCGCGGATTCGGTATGGCGATGGGTCCATATGCTGCACAGGACATGTCGGGGCTGGACATCGCCTACGCGAATATCCGTCGCAAGGCCGCTGCAGAAGGGAACTGCTGTGGTCACATGCCCTTGGTCGAGCGGCTGGTCGAAAAGCACAAACGCCTAGGACGCAAATCGGGCGCCGGATGGTACGACTATGGGCCGGACGGCAAACCCTCACCTTCGGAGCTGGTCGCTAGCGAAATACTCCGTGTCTCAGAAGAAATGAACTTCACTCGCCGGGAGTTCTCAGCTGACGAAATCGTAGAAAGGCTCTTGCTCGCAATGGTGGCGGAAGCCTGCGATATCCTTGACGAAGGCGTCGCAGAAAAACCGCAAGACATCGACCTAGTAATGATTCACGGCTACGGATTTCCCCGCTGGCGGGGAGGCCTGATGCACCACGCCAAAAATATCGGCAAGGATCGGTTGGCCGCGCTGTTTAGCGC
- a CDS encoding NAD-dependent succinate-semialdehyde dehydrogenase: MKEMNYPTIQHLIGRDWIASPTPEDRAVINPANGQTIGQIPQASAADLDHAVHSAESAFRRWKNSSPMERSAILRRFADLLRQNDRLIAGWITLDEGKPLAEALAEVRASADHVDWHAEECRRIYGRIIPSRSPGVQQLVVREPIGVCLAITPWNFPLSQAVRKVAAALASGCTMILKAPAEAPAGCMAIARYLLDAGLPEGCLNLVWGNAAFISETLIARPEVRKITFTGSVEVGKHLAELAGRHMKRATMELGGHAPVLVFDDADATAAARALAGNKLRNAGQVCIAPTRFYVQQGIYDRFLSELVSAFESVKVGDGLTEGTQMGPLCHRGRVNAMEKLVEDARENGARVLTGGKRVGNHGNFYAPTVVDTPNDDIDLMREEPFGPIAVVSSFREIEDGLSRANGLPFGLASYVFTNSLERADKAAAGLQAGMVSINQFGLALPETPFGGVRDSGYGTEGGTETFEGYLNTKFISRNRAPVL; encoded by the coding sequence ATGAAAGAAATGAATTATCCGACCATCCAGCACCTCATCGGACGGGACTGGATCGCTTCTCCCACGCCGGAGGATCGTGCAGTCATAAACCCTGCAAACGGGCAAACTATCGGACAGATTCCGCAGGCTAGCGCCGCAGATCTGGACCATGCGGTTCACTCGGCCGAATCAGCTTTTCGCCGATGGAAAAACAGCTCTCCCATGGAACGAAGTGCAATTTTGCGACGGTTTGCCGACCTGCTGCGCCAAAATGACAGACTGATCGCTGGCTGGATCACTCTCGATGAAGGCAAGCCGCTGGCTGAGGCCTTGGCTGAGGTCCGCGCCTCAGCTGACCACGTCGACTGGCACGCCGAGGAATGTCGGCGCATTTATGGGCGCATCATTCCATCGCGCAGCCCGGGGGTACAGCAGCTTGTCGTGCGCGAACCGATAGGCGTCTGCCTTGCCATCACGCCTTGGAATTTTCCGCTGAGCCAAGCGGTACGCAAGGTCGCGGCGGCGCTTGCGTCAGGTTGCACGATGATCTTGAAAGCCCCGGCAGAGGCTCCGGCGGGCTGCATGGCAATTGCGCGCTATCTGCTGGATGCAGGCTTGCCCGAAGGCTGTCTGAACCTTGTCTGGGGTAATGCGGCCTTCATTTCGGAAACTCTTATTGCGCGCCCCGAGGTGCGCAAGATCACCTTCACCGGTTCGGTCGAGGTGGGCAAGCATCTGGCAGAATTGGCTGGCCGCCACATGAAGCGGGCGACGATGGAACTCGGCGGTCACGCGCCCGTATTGGTGTTCGACGACGCCGATGCCACGGCCGCGGCGCGCGCCTTGGCGGGCAACAAGCTGCGCAATGCAGGCCAGGTGTGCATCGCCCCAACCCGGTTTTACGTACAACAAGGCATCTACGACCGATTTCTGTCCGAGCTAGTTTCAGCATTTGAGAGCGTAAAGGTGGGCGATGGTTTAACCGAGGGCACACAGATGGGGCCATTGTGTCATCGCGGACGCGTGAATGCGATGGAAAAGCTCGTCGAGGATGCCCGCGAAAACGGTGCACGGGTGTTGACGGGAGGCAAAAGGGTTGGGAATCATGGTAACTTCTATGCCCCGACAGTCGTCGATACGCCCAACGACGACATCGACTTGATGCGCGAAGAACCCTTCGGCCCGATTGCTGTCGTCTCGTCTTTTCGTGAAATAGAGGACGGACTGTCGCGGGCCAACGGGCTACCCTTCGGGCTGGCGTCCTATGTCTTTACCAATTCGTTGGAGCGTGCAGATAAAGCAGCTGCGGGTTTGCAGGCAGGTATGGTAAGCATCAACCAGTTCGGCCTGGCTCTGCCCGAGACTCCGTTTGGCGGCGTAAGAGACAGCGGCTATGGGACTGAAGGCGGGACAGAAACCTTCGAAGGCTATCTCAATACCAAATTTATCTCGCGCAATCGAGCGCCAGTGCTGTGA
- a CDS encoding IclR family transcriptional regulator, which yields MRPRKDRTKDAERQDRDFVTALARGLELLRAFRREGEALGNGELAERTGLSRSTVSRLAYTLNKLEYLSYDPDTARYRLAPPVLSLGFSCLAGIPLRQLAKPFMQELADYTGMPAAMASRDRLSMVYLERCKGTNAVTLAIEVGAHIKLATTAVGRACIAAHGPDEQARILALVEEHEGDNWPNVQPGIEAAIEDYQQYGYCTSFTEWKRDVNAVAVPFVPTDGSPIIAFNCGGPSQTLTRDWIESDVAHRLVDLVRRVAAVAP from the coding sequence GTGAGACCAAGGAAAGACCGCACCAAGGACGCCGAGAGACAGGACCGCGATTTTGTCACGGCGTTGGCGCGCGGCTTGGAGCTGTTGCGGGCCTTTCGGCGGGAAGGGGAAGCTCTGGGGAATGGTGAGTTGGCCGAGCGCACTGGCCTGAGCAGATCGACGGTCTCAAGGCTGGCCTATACACTGAACAAGCTGGAATACCTCAGCTACGATCCGGATACAGCACGCTATCGACTGGCCCCTCCAGTGCTTTCGCTGGGTTTCTCCTGCCTTGCAGGGATTCCGCTGCGGCAACTCGCAAAGCCCTTTATGCAGGAATTAGCCGATTACACAGGTATGCCGGCGGCCATGGCCAGTCGTGACCGACTATCGATGGTCTATCTAGAGCGGTGCAAGGGCACCAACGCCGTCACGCTGGCGATTGAGGTTGGTGCCCATATTAAACTGGCCACTACCGCGGTTGGTCGCGCCTGCATAGCGGCACACGGCCCGGATGAGCAGGCCAGAATTCTGGCCCTTGTGGAGGAACATGAGGGTGACAACTGGCCGAATGTGCAGCCCGGAATCGAAGCAGCTATCGAAGACTACCAACAGTACGGTTATTGCACGTCCTTCACGGAGTGGAAGCGTGATGTGAACGCAGTAGCAGTGCCCTTCGTGCCGACGGACGGCTCACCCATCATTGCCTTCAACTGCGGCGGTCCTTCGCAAACCCTTACGCGCGATTGGATCGAAAGCGACGTCGCGCACCGCCTTGTCGATCTTGTCCGCCGCGTTGCAGCGGTCGCACCCTGA
- a CDS encoding acyl-CoA dehydrogenase family protein: MALDTDTLSQFLDALDRFVKERLIPYEDRVADEDVIPPMLVDEIRTMGLFGMSIPEDFGGLGLSMIEEVQAAFVLGQASPAFRSLVGTNNGIGSQGIIIDGTDEQKAKYLPALASGDMIASFALTEPDAGSDAGGLRTTARRDGNDFLLNGTKRYITNAPRADLFTVFARTSPEVKGSAGVSAFLVEAGTPGITLGQPDRKMGQKGSHTCDVILDNVRVPASNIIGGPDRLNKGFKTAMKVLDRGRLHISAVCVGAAERLIRDSLSYAIERKQFGEPIAEKQLIQAMLADSRAEAFAARCMIEETARRKDAGQNVSTDAACCKMFASEMVGRVADRAVQIHGGAGYMAEYAVERFYRDVRLFRIYEGTTQIQQILIARNMIRTAAA, translated from the coding sequence ATGGCCCTTGATACAGATACCCTTTCCCAGTTTCTCGACGCGCTCGACCGCTTCGTGAAAGAGCGACTAATCCCTTACGAGGATCGCGTCGCCGATGAAGATGTGATTCCGCCTATGCTGGTCGATGAAATCCGCACGATGGGCCTTTTCGGCATGTCGATCCCGGAGGATTTCGGCGGGCTTGGCTTGTCGATGATAGAGGAAGTGCAAGCCGCTTTCGTTCTTGGCCAGGCTTCGCCTGCGTTCCGGTCGCTAGTTGGCACAAACAACGGGATCGGCTCGCAGGGAATCATCATCGATGGAACCGACGAGCAGAAGGCGAAGTATCTACCAGCTCTCGCCTCCGGAGATATGATCGCATCCTTCGCCCTAACCGAGCCAGATGCTGGTTCGGATGCTGGCGGTCTGCGCACCACTGCGCGGCGTGATGGAAACGATTTCCTACTGAACGGCACGAAGCGCTACATTACCAATGCGCCGCGTGCCGATCTATTCACGGTTTTTGCCCGGACCAGTCCAGAGGTGAAAGGTTCTGCCGGCGTAAGCGCTTTTCTCGTCGAGGCAGGGACGCCGGGCATAACGCTTGGCCAGCCTGACAGGAAGATGGGGCAGAAGGGTTCGCACACATGCGACGTCATCCTTGACAATGTCCGCGTGCCTGCCTCGAACATCATCGGCGGGCCGGACCGTCTGAACAAGGGCTTCAAAACGGCAATGAAAGTCCTTGATCGGGGCCGACTGCATATTTCTGCCGTCTGTGTGGGCGCCGCCGAACGGCTGATCCGTGACAGCCTATCCTATGCGATTGAACGCAAACAATTCGGTGAACCCATCGCTGAAAAGCAACTGATCCAAGCCATGCTGGCTGACAGTCGCGCCGAGGCCTTCGCAGCGCGTTGCATGATCGAAGAAACAGCACGCCGCAAGGACGCTGGTCAGAACGTGTCGACTGATGCTGCCTGCTGCAAGATGTTTGCCAGTGAGATGGTAGGTCGAGTGGCCGATCGCGCAGTGCAAATCCACGGCGGTGCAGGATACATGGCCGAATATGCGGTCGAGCGCTTCTATCGCGATGTGCGTCTCTTCCGCATCTACGAGGGGACAACCCAGATTCAGCAAATACTGATCGCGCGGAATATGATCCGCACTGCAGCAGCTTAA
- a CDS encoding iron-containing alcohol dehydrogenase has product MDFNFLSTPRIVCESGGLGRIGSLMQDLSCTRALVVTDPGILACGFADEAAASLRAAGIEVEIFHKVKADPPIAVVEAAVEVARAFGADGIIGLGGGSSLDTAKVIAAAVANDQPITDMIGINQVTDKRLPLIQVPTTAGTGSEVTWVSVLTSESHEKKAVYAPQLLPDVALLDAKLTLGMPRHITAATALDAMVHAIEAVTSRTRKNPISDGMADKALVLLGQNLPIVMETPSDLSAREAMLLGATLAGMAFINASVGAIHALSYPLGTGFKVPHGHANALVAGPVMRFNMPVAEAEYARLSRLLLPSRPFNSDAAAAHGLIDEMERMLVESGLESRLSGVGVTEAAIPGMANEVVTGITRLLETNPRDMTAEDVSRLYQEAL; this is encoded by the coding sequence ATGGACTTCAATTTCCTTTCCACCCCGAGGATCGTCTGCGAGAGCGGTGGGCTTGGCCGGATCGGCAGCCTGATGCAAGATTTGTCTTGCACCCGTGCGCTGGTCGTGACGGACCCGGGCATATTGGCCTGTGGTTTTGCGGACGAGGCAGCCGCCTCACTTAGGGCTGCTGGCATCGAGGTTGAGATTTTTCATAAAGTCAAAGCGGACCCCCCGATCGCTGTCGTCGAGGCCGCGGTAGAGGTCGCGCGGGCCTTTGGTGCTGACGGAATCATCGGACTTGGCGGCGGCAGTTCACTGGACACTGCCAAGGTCATCGCAGCGGCGGTAGCCAACGATCAACCGATTACGGACATGATCGGGATCAATCAGGTCACCGATAAACGCTTGCCACTGATTCAGGTGCCAACCACGGCAGGGACCGGATCAGAGGTAACATGGGTGTCCGTGCTGACTTCGGAAAGCCACGAAAAAAAAGCGGTATATGCACCGCAGCTTCTGCCTGACGTTGCCTTGCTAGATGCAAAGCTAACATTGGGAATGCCTCGTCACATCACAGCGGCCACGGCGTTAGACGCAATGGTTCACGCCATTGAGGCAGTAACCAGTCGCACCAGAAAGAATCCCATTTCCGATGGAATGGCGGACAAAGCGCTGGTGCTTCTCGGTCAGAACTTACCAATCGTCATGGAAACGCCTTCGGACCTGTCAGCGCGAGAGGCCATGCTGTTGGGGGCGACACTGGCTGGGATGGCCTTCATTAATGCCAGCGTGGGGGCGATTCATGCCTTGTCATACCCACTGGGAACAGGTTTCAAGGTTCCTCACGGGCACGCAAACGCTCTGGTCGCAGGACCAGTGATGAGGTTCAACATGCCCGTTGCAGAAGCTGAATATGCTCGTCTATCGCGGTTACTACTGCCCTCGCGGCCTTTTAACTCTGATGCGGCTGCGGCCCATGGCCTGATCGACGAGATGGAACGGATGCTAGTCGAAAGCGGACTTGAGTCTCGACTTTCTGGTGTCGGAGTGACCGAGGCAGCCATTCCCGGAATGGCTAATGAGGTCGTGACCGGTATCACGCGATTGCTGGAGACCAACCCGCGCGACATGACAGCCGAAGATGTGTCGCGCCTCTATCAGGAGGCGCTTTGA
- a CDS encoding CoA transferase translates to MAGSLDGIKVVDLSRVLGGPYCTQMLADHGAEVIKVEPPLGDETRSWGPPFNDELSAYFSGANRNKRSIAIDLQQPEGRDLILRFLQDADVLVHNFKSGTLEKWGLGYDDVLRARFPRLVLCHVTGFGSDGPLGGFPGYDAVVQAMTGLMSINGNPSEGPTRMGTPIVDIGTGLIACNAILAALLERGRSGLGQAIEVPLYDCAISMMHPQAANSLMSGQIPMATGNGHPNIVPYDMFETSNGKLYLAIGNNGQFAKLCDVLGLPEVPCDPRFADNAARLAHRSEMTEVLSECLVQHDAFKLEPVLLKAGIPAGVVRNVNEALEHPHTRHRGMVVSVGTYRGTGVPARLSRTPGAVRAAPPRFGQHSRQLLSEAGLTEAEIDRLTQADIVREEPRMRETT, encoded by the coding sequence ATGGCTGGCTCATTGGACGGGATCAAGGTGGTCGACCTCAGCCGCGTGCTGGGCGGGCCTTACTGCACCCAAATGCTTGCGGATCATGGCGCTGAGGTCATCAAGGTGGAGCCGCCTCTGGGCGACGAGACCCGCAGTTGGGGCCCGCCTTTCAATGATGAACTCAGCGCCTATTTCTCTGGCGCCAACCGCAACAAGCGGTCCATCGCTATCGATCTGCAGCAACCGGAAGGGCGCGACCTGATATTGCGGTTTCTTCAGGATGCAGATGTTTTAGTTCACAATTTTAAGTCTGGTACTCTTGAAAAATGGGGGCTTGGTTATGATGATGTTCTCAGGGCACGTTTTCCTAGACTGGTACTCTGCCACGTGACTGGATTTGGTTCCGATGGCCCACTTGGCGGTTTTCCCGGCTATGACGCCGTGGTACAAGCTATGACGGGCCTCATGAGCATCAACGGCAATCCCTCCGAAGGCCCGACACGCATGGGTACGCCCATCGTGGACATCGGCACCGGTCTGATCGCCTGTAACGCTATTCTCGCCGCACTTTTGGAACGGGGCCGGTCCGGATTGGGCCAAGCCATCGAAGTGCCGCTATATGATTGCGCGATCAGCATGATGCATCCCCAAGCGGCTAATTCCCTCATGTCCGGACAGATACCAATGGCGACCGGCAATGGGCATCCAAATATCGTACCATACGACATGTTCGAAACAAGTAATGGCAAACTCTATCTGGCTATCGGTAACAATGGTCAGTTCGCAAAACTCTGTGACGTGCTTGGCCTACCTGAGGTGCCCTGCGATCCACGATTTGCCGACAATGCCGCGCGTCTTGCGCATCGGTCAGAGATGACAGAGGTCTTGTCAGAGTGCCTGGTGCAACATGACGCCTTCAAACTTGAGCCGGTGCTTTTGAAAGCTGGGATTCCCGCCGGAGTCGTTCGGAATGTGAATGAAGCGTTGGAGCATCCACACACCCGACATCGCGGAATGGTGGTATCAGTTGGCACCTACCGCGGCACCGGCGTGCCAGCACGCTTGTCGCGTACCCCCGGAGCGGTTCGCGCGGCACCGCCTCGCTTCGGGCAGCATAGTAGGCAGTTGCTTAGCGAGGCTGGACTGACAGAAGCTGAAATCGATAGATTGACTCAAGCGGATATCGTTCGAGAAGAACCGCGGATGCGCGAGACGACCTAA
- a CDS encoding AraC family transcriptional regulator, whose product MERLLISPDRIPEWIPGTTTLDSSGCNWNGITLKGYRYERQDAAIPPMRDYMIVAYDGAPTTMRRTSGGPWQSARVEKGRISLLTRAEESTWSWSEPITVRHVYLNHSELENTALSVFDRDPKSIEINDWLSAKDPCILNCIQLLENELKNGGIGQRLIIDALRSQIAVHLLRQYAKVSLTSDANSNFSPAQRQRIIDLVESCLGENLSLEDMAASIGFSQFHFSRQFKAEFGLAPYAYVLRKRISKAQEMLRKGNAPLKVVALDCGFADQSHFSRTFRKMTGATPAEFRRMA is encoded by the coding sequence ATGGAAAGATTGCTCATATCACCGGACCGGATACCCGAATGGATTCCCGGCACGACTACGTTGGACAGTTCCGGGTGCAACTGGAACGGCATTACCCTGAAGGGCTATCGTTATGAGCGACAAGACGCGGCAATTCCCCCCATGCGCGACTATATGATTGTTGCATATGATGGCGCGCCAACCACTATGCGCCGCACGAGTGGCGGCCCATGGCAAAGCGCGCGCGTAGAGAAAGGTAGGATTTCCTTGCTCACGCGTGCAGAGGAATCCACTTGGAGTTGGTCCGAGCCTATCACGGTTAGACACGTCTATCTCAATCACAGCGAACTCGAAAACACGGCCCTTTCGGTCTTTGATCGTGACCCGAAGTCCATTGAGATCAATGATTGGCTATCTGCGAAGGACCCCTGTATCCTGAACTGCATCCAATTGCTAGAGAATGAGCTAAAGAACGGTGGAATCGGCCAGAGATTGATCATCGACGCCCTGCGCAGCCAGATCGCCGTTCACCTTCTGCGTCAGTACGCCAAGGTCTCTTTGACCAGCGACGCAAACTCGAACTTCAGCCCTGCTCAAAGGCAGAGAATCATCGATCTCGTTGAAAGCTGCTTAGGTGAAAACCTCAGTCTGGAAGACATGGCCGCATCTATCGGTTTCAGCCAGTTTCACTTTTCGCGTCAGTTCAAGGCGGAGTTTGGGTTGGCACCGTATGCATATGTTTTGCGCAAGCGAATATCGAAGGCCCAGGAGATGCTGAGAAAGGGTAATGCCCCCCTGAAAGTGGTCGCGCTTGACTGCGGTTTTGCAGATCAGAGTCATTTTAGTCGAACTTTTCGAAAAATGACAGGCGCGACCCCCGCCGAATTCCGGCGCATGGCATAA
- a CDS encoding acyl-CoA thioesterase, translating to MNVPETEFKPRFAFERRIFFGDCDQLGIAFTGRITNFALEAIETFWDDLLSGRGWLFLLTERNTAMPFVSMDLQFHAPVKAGANLACEVYVVHVGESSVGLKVVGRQHDLICFECETKSVFRDASTFGKVKIESSIRQILLAEVGSENQTVS from the coding sequence ATGAATGTACCAGAAACAGAATTTAAACCACGATTTGCCTTCGAACGCAGGATTTTCTTTGGCGACTGTGACCAGCTGGGAATCGCCTTTACTGGCCGGATTACGAATTTCGCGCTGGAAGCGATCGAGACTTTCTGGGACGATTTGCTTTCAGGCCGGGGCTGGCTTTTTCTACTCACGGAAAGAAACACGGCCATGCCTTTTGTCTCTATGGACCTACAATTCCATGCGCCGGTGAAAGCAGGCGCGAACCTAGCATGCGAGGTCTATGTGGTCCATGTCGGGGAAAGTTCAGTTGGTCTAAAAGTTGTCGGCCGTCAGCATGACTTGATTTGCTTCGAATGCGAAACGAAGTCAGTTTTCCGAGATGCTTCAACATTTGGTAAAGTCAAAATTGAAAGCTCAATTCGGCAGATTTTGCTCGCGGAAGTGGGTTCGGAAAATCAAACAGTGAGCTAG